The following is a genomic window from Actinomadura sp. WMMB 499.
GCGCCACCGCGGTCGGGTACCACCGCCACCGCACCCCCGCAATTTCGAGATAGTACTTGACACCTCTCGCCAGCCGAGAGACATTTGCCCGAACACACGACATATCTCGACTTCACCCCGCTTGAGCAGCAGCGGAGAGGAACCATGAGCGAACCCAGTCCGGCGCCGCCGGACGACCGCCCGAACCGCCTGGCCGGATGGATCGCCGGCCGGCGCACCAAATGGATCGTGCTGGCCCTGTGGATCGTCCTGCTGGCCGCCCTCGGCCCGCTCGCCGGGAGGCTGGGCGACGTGGAGGAGAACGAGGCGTCCTCCTGGCTGCCCGGCGGGGCCGAGTCGACGCAGGTCGTCGAGCTGCAGGAGCGCTTCCGGACCGAGGAGTCGATGCTCGCGGTCGTGGTCTACGAACGGCCGTCCGGCATCACCGCGGCGGACCGCACGGCGGTCACCGAGGACATGGCGGCCTTCCGGGGACTTCCCGGGGCGGAGACCGTGCAGGGTCCGATCCCCTCCGAGGACGGCTTGGCGCTGCAGGTGCTCGTGCCGCTCACCGGCGAGGAGACCCTCGTCGACGCCGTGGACGAGGCCCGGGAGCTCGCCCAGCGCGGACCGCCCGGCCTCGAGGCGCACGTCACCGGCCCCGCCGGCGCGGGCGCCGACCAGTTCGAGGTCTTCGAGAGCCTCGACGGGTTCCTGCTGATGGCCGCGGGCGGGGTCGTCATCGTGTTGCTGCTGCTCATCTACCGCAGTCCAATCCTCTGGTTCGTCCCGGTTCTGAGCGCGCTGTTCGCCCTCGGGCTCGCCCAGTCACTCATTTACCTTCTGGCCAGGTACGCGGACCTGACGGTCAACGGGCAGAGCGCGGGGATTCTGACCGTCCTGGTCTTCGGTGTCGCCACGGACTACGCACTCCTTCTCGTGGCCCGGTACAGGGAAGAACTGCACCGGCACGAGGACCGTCATGAGGCGATGGCCTTCGCGCTGCGCCGCGCCGCCCCCGCCGTCATCGCGTCCGCGGCGACCGTCGCCGCCGGCCTGGTGTGCCTGCTGCTCGCCGCGATGAACTCGACCGCGGGCATGGGGCCGGTCGCCGCCGCCGGGGTGCTGACCGCGCTCGCCGCCATGCTCACGCTGCTTCCGGCGCTGCTCGTCGTCTGCGGGCGCTGGCTGTTCTGGCCGCTGATCCCCCGCTACGACCCCAAGTACCTGCAGCCCGAGGCGTACGAGGCCGAGCACGGCGTGTGGAGCCGGATCGCCGCACTCGTCGGCAGGCGCCCGCGCGCGCTCTGGACCGTCACCACGGTCGCCTTGGCGGGCCTCACTCTCGGCTTGTTCTCCCTCAACGCCACCGGGCTGTCCAACGAGGGGATGTTCAGGGAACGGACCGACTCCATCGCGGGCCAGGAGGTTCTGACCGAGCACTACGCCGGCGGGTCGGGTTCCCCTGCCGTCGTCATCGCCCCGGCGGCGGCGTCCGACCGGGTCGCGGCGGCGATACGCGGCACCGAGGGCGTCGCCGGAGTCGGCCCGCCGCAGACCGCGGACGGCCTGGTCCAGTACGAGGCGACGCTGCGGGACCCGGCCGACAGCGAGGCCGCGCAGCAGACCGTCGAGCGCCTCCGCGACTCCGTCCCGTCCGAGGCGAAGGTCGGCGGGACCACGGCCATCAGCGTGGACACCAACGAGGCGTCGTCCCGCGACAACCTCGTCATCATCCCGATCGTCCTGGTCGTCGTCCTCCTCATCCTGGTGCTGCTGCTGCGCGCCCTCGTGGCGCCGCTGCTGATGATGGCGACGGTGATCCTCTCGTTCCTGGCGGCCCTGGGCGCCTCGGCGCTCTTCTTCGAGCACGTCTTCGGCTTCGAGGGATCCGACGCGTCGTTCCCCTTGCTCGCGTTCATCTTCCTGGTGGCGCTCGGCGTGGACTACAACATCTTCCTGATGCACCGCGTCAGGGAGGAGTCGCAGTCGCTCGGGACCCGGCGCGGCATCCTGCGCGGTCTGACCGTCACCGGCGGCGTCATCACCTCGGCGGGCCTCGTCCTAGCCGCCACCTTCGCCGCGCTGGTGACGCTCCCGCTGGTGTTCATGGTCGAACTCGGATTCGCGGTCGCGCTCGGCGTCCTCCTGGACACGCTGATCGTCCGCTCCGTCCTCCTGCCCGCCCTCGCGCACGACATCGGCCCCCGCATCTGGACGCCGAGCCGTCTCGCCCGCGAGAAACCGGCCGAGGAAACGCCCCGGGTGCACCAACTCGTCCGCTGATGTCCGGGGCGGGGCCCGTCGTCGGGACGGGTCCCGCCCCGAAGTTATCCACAATCACGATTCCCCCGACGGCCCTCCTCCCCCGCTGACTAATGTCGGCCACATGTCAACCACACCTCCCATCGGAGTCATCGGCGGCTCCGGTTTCTACTCCTTCCTCGACGAGGTCGAGGAGGTCCGGGTCGACACGCCCTTCGGCCCGCCCAGCGACCCCATCGCCGTCGGGGAACTCGGCGGACGGCGCGTCGCGTTCGTCCCCCGCCACGGCCGCGACCACCGGTATCCACCGCACAAGATCCCGTACCGCGCCAACCTGTGGGCGCTGAGATCCCTGGGGGCGCGGCAGGTGCTCGCACCGAGCGCCGTCGGTTCCCTCACCCCCGACCTCGGCCCCGGCACCCTCGCGATCCCCGACCAGCTGGTCGACCGCACGTCCGGGCGTCCGCAGACCTACTACGACGCGGGCGCCGCCGTCCACGTCTCGTTCTCCGACCCGTACTGCCCGGACGGACGCCGCACCGCCCTGCGGGCCGCCCGCTCCACCGGCTGGACCCCGGCCGATTCCGGCACCCTCGTCGTCATCGAGGGCCCCCGGTTCTCCACCCGTGCCGAGTCCCGCTGGTTCGCGTCCCAAGGGTGGAGCCTGATCGGCATGACCGGGCACCCCGAAGCCGTCCTCGCCCGCGAACTCGCCCTCTGCTACACCCCCCTGTGCCTCGTCACCGACCTCGACGCCGGCATCGAAGAGGGGGAGGGCGTCACGATGGACGAGGTCCTGCGGGTCTTCGGCGAGAACATCGGCCGGCTCCGTTCCCTGGTCGCCGACATCGTCACCGTCCTGCCCACCGACCGCGACTGCCCCTGCCCCGGCGCCCTGGACGGGATGGAACTCCCGCTGGAACTACCGTGACCCGCTTAACCGGCCTGCGACGGCCGCTGGCGACCCTGTTCGCCGCGGCCGCCGCCTGGCTCGCCCTGCTCACCCTGCGCCCCGGACCGCCCGCGACCGTCCGCGTCCTCGCCGCCGCCCGCGATCTCCCGGCCGGAGCGACCCTGGCCGCGTCCGACGTCCGTCCCGTCTCCCTCCCGCCCGGAGCCGTCCCGTCCGGCGCCCTCCGCGCCGACGCGGCCGGCCGCGTCCTCGCCGGGCCCATGCGCCGCGGCGAACCGCTCACCGACGTCCGCGTCATCGGCGACCGCCTCCTGCGCGGCTTCGGTCCCGACAAGGTCGCCACCCCGATCCGCATCGCCGATGCCGGCACCGTCCGCCTGGTCCGTCCGGGCGACCGCATCGACGTCCTGGCGGCCCCGCACCCCGGAGAGGCACCCATGGCAGCGCCACCGGCCGGCATCGACCGTCCGCCGACCGGAGCACCGCACCCGGCCCGGCACTCGCCCCCGGTGGCAACGAGCAGGGACTCGCCTCGCCCCCTATCCGGCACTCGCGACTCGCCCGCCCCAGCACCGGTGTCCCACAGGCCGGGCCCCCTACCGCCACCCAGCACCCGCACAGCCGCACGCCCCACCGGAACCCCGTGGGACGGGGCACGCGTGGTGGTCTCCTCGGTCCCCGTCATCGCCGTCCCGTCCCCGGAAGACGAAGGGCCACGAGACGGCGCTCTGATCGTCCTCGCAACGACCAGAGGCCAGGCCCTCGCGCTGGCCGGATCCCGAACGGACCTGGCCGTGACGATCACCACCTGACGCCACCCCCGGACCCGGCCATCGACCCCTGGCACCCGGCCACGGCCCGGGTCGGGTCCCGACTTGGCGGAACACGGCTCGAAACAATACGATCCGTGACCGTTCCGGTGCGTGCCGTCCGGATGATGTACGGGCCGTCGAAGGGTCCAGGGCGGGCGCGTCCCCCCGACGATTGGAGCGTTCAATGGGTGGTTTCAAGAAGTTCCTGCTGCGCGGCAACCTGGTGGACCTCGCGGTCGCGTTCGTGGTCGGCGCCGCGTTCGCGGGCCTCGTGAAGGACTTCGCCACCTCCTTCATCACTCCGCTGATCGCGCTGATCGGGGGCGAGCCCGACTACACGGCGCTCGCGGTGACGATCAACGGCACGAAGTTCCCGTACGGGATCTTCCTCACGTCGGCGATCGCGTTCCTGATCACTGCGGCGATCGTGTACTTCCTCGTCGTGCTGCCGATGTCGAAGCTCATCGAGCGGATGGACCGCAACAAGGAGGTCACCGAGCGGGACTGCCCGGAATGCCTGGGGGCGATCCCGGTCAAGGCCCGCCGCTGCCAGTTCTGCACCGCGGAGGTCACGCCGGTCCAGGCGCCCGCCTGAGGCAATTGGGCGCTGTCGCTCAGTGGGCGCTGTCGGTTCCGTACTCCCAGTGCCACGGTTCGAACGGATTGCTGTAGGCCCACGCCGGGTGGAACCAGCCGTACCTCTCGGCGTTGGCCTCCATCCAGTTGAACTGGGCCGAGCCCGCGTTCTGAATCCCGCCGCACAGGTCCAGCGCCTGGCCCTTGCCGTGGTTGCTCGTCCCCGGGACGGCCGCGAAGCCGGGGCGGCTCGCGTAGACGCTGTGCTGCTCGGACAGGCTGCGGTAGGCGTCGGTCACGCACATCTCGCGGCCGAACCGCTCCTTGTAGGCGGCGTTCAGCTTGTAGAACCCCAGCGCGGCGTCCGCGCGGAGCTGGTGGCCCTTCTGCGGGAGGTCGCAGAGGTACTTGGACGGGATCAGCCCGTTCGGGAATCCCTTCGCCTCGGCCACGAGATCCTCATCGCACGTGAGCTGCACCTGCTTGGACCTCGGGAGGTCGCCGAGGAGCGCGTTGAGCTTCTCGGTGAGGTCCGCCGAACGCTTCTTGAGCGAGGCGATGTCCTGCTCGACGCGCGCCTGCTCGACCGCGTTGCTCGACTGGAGCTCCTGCTCGGTCGACACGAGGTCCTTGTGGCGGCGCTGGAGGTCGTCGGCACGTTCCACGAGCGACTGCTGCGTCTGGGCGAGCATCGCCACGTCCGCCGTCGACCTGAGCACCTGCACCGGGTCCCCGCCGCCGAGGGCCGCGAGGGGCCCGGTGGAGTCCGGATGCTGGTAGGAGGTGTTCGCCAGCCGGGCCACCGGCTCGCGAATCCGGTTGAGTTCGGCCTCGGCCACGGTGAGTTCCTTCAGGGTGGCGCGCAGTTTCTCCTGCGACTTCTCGAGAGCCTGCCGGCGGTCCTTCATCTCGCCCGTGGCCTTCTCCAGCTCTTCGCGAGCCTTCGACGCCTCGCTGCGGAGCTTCTCGTAGGCATCGTCCGGACCGTCGGCGGCTCTCGCGTCGCCGTGCGCGGAGAACATCGCCATCACCAGGAAGACCGCGGTCAGCGCAGCCGACCGGGGGTTCGGCACGGTGGTTTTCCTCCTGATGCCCGAATGCGGATCAGCGGCGAGAACGCTACCAGAACCCGGACGGGCACCCTGCGTCATCGGCGGGGAACGTCAGCGGCCGTCCCGACCGCGCCAGCGGCACCACCGCTCGAGGACCGGCACGTCCTCCCACCTGCAGTCGCGACGTTGGCGGGTCCGCGGTGTCTCCGCGGGCGCCGGCCGGCTGCGCGGCGTCGCGGCGGGTGCGGGCGGCGGGGTGGGAGCGGGCGGCGTGAGCGTCTCCGCCTGCGGACCGGCCTCCGGCGCGACGTACTCCCCGTACGTGGGCTCCGCGGCGGGCGTCGTCCGCTGCACGGGGGTCACGGCGCGGGACGACCCGTCCGATCCGTCCCCGAGGGTGAACGCGACCACCGCCGCGAGCAGCGGTACCGCGACCAGGGCGCCGATGACCGCCGTCCGTCTCCGCTTGGGCTCCCGCTCCTCGGCCCTGCCCGCCTCCGGCTGCCCACGATGCCGACCCGTCACGGCATGGAAGCGTACCGAGCCCGACCCACCGGGCCTAGCTCCATTCCCACAGATTCGCCGCATCGACTGTCAACTCACCCACACCACTCAGCGGGGCGAGATGGACGAACGGGATAAGAACGCGCGTCACAGGCGCCCGTCCTCTACCCTGTAGGTGCCGTCCGCTACTCTCGTGCGACCGGCCTCCGTAGCTCAGGGGATAGAGCACCGCTCTCCTAAAGCGGGTGTCGCAGGTTCGAATCCTGCCGGGGGCGCGACCAGCGACGACACGAATGGACCCTTGACCGGCTTTGTCCGCCGGTCAAGGGTCCATTCGTGTGTGCGGATGTGTACGGACCGCCACGGTCGGAGGGTCCCGCCGCGGTGCGGCGGGACGGAACACCAGCGAGATCACGCGTCGGCTGAGGCCTTGAGAGCGGACGGCGCGCGGCTTCCTCAACCTGCCGCGATGCACTTCACGTAGATCCCAGAAGGACGTCGACGTCCGCTTCGGGCGTGGTGGCGGTGTCGGGCCCGCCGGCGCGCGAGGACGGGGACACGCTGGGGCTGGGGTCGGCGGCAGTGACTGCTCGCCGGTGCGGGGTTCGGCTTGTCGGCGTTCTTCCCTGCGTATCCCGCGTTCGCGGCGGGTTTCGTGTCGTGGGTGGAACGAGGCGTTCTCGACCTGCAGTGGCGCCCGTCTGGGAACACTGCGGTAACCGCTGAGGTGACGCCCTGGAGCAACGTGGGACGTCGGTCGTCTGAGATCTCAGGCCGGAGGCGGCGGTGGCGGCGGCTGGTGCGGCGGCACCGCCGGTTGTCCGTATTGGGGAGCAGGCCCGTGGGGAGGGTGGGGAGCGGGTCCGTGGGGAGGTTGCGGGCCTGGTGCATAGGGCGGCCGGGGAACGGGTCCGTACGGCGGCTGAGGGCCGGGGCCGTACTGGGGGCCGGGGCCGTAGGGCGGCTGGAGGCCATAAGGGCCCGGGCCATACGGCCGCCCGGGAGGCATCTGGTGGTGCCAGTACTGCGGCTTGCGGTTCGCGGACTTGCTCACCGCCACTATGGCCGCGACCACCCCGCCCACCACGAGCACGAAGCCCGTGAGGCGGCCCAGCGTATAGAAGGGGTCCGCCGCCTGGGCCACCAGAGTTGCCTTGGTCGCTGCATCCACCGGCCCAGGTTCCAATAGACATAGGTGTTTGTCAAAAGGATTCTCGCCGGAGCCCCGGCCGCCCGGCCGATTCCGGTGCGCACCCGAAGTCCCGGCGGAGGCGTGCTCATCGCGCCGGGTCCGCGCGCTCGTGCGCCTTTGCGTCCGCCGGTCATACGCGGGTCTGCCCGCCGACCGGCCGGGTCGGCGGGCAGACCTCGGGTGGACCTTCCGCCCGCGTGCCTCCGGGTCAGTGGCGGCCGGGGGTGCGGACGGCCACCTCGGACAGGACGGGCCAGCCGGCGGCCTGCGGGATCTCCACCGTGATCCGGTCGATCGGGGCGCCGGGGTGCACCCGGAACCAGGTGAGGTCGTCGCCCCAGCGGACGCGGTAGTCGAGGTCGCCGACGGTGCGCCACGTGCCGTCGGTCGTGCGGACCTTGACCGTCGCGGCTTCGGCATGGCCGGGCTTGAGGGCGACGCCGACCTGCATCGCGCGGGTCGGACGGTCGAAGGTGAGGGTGTACTGGGCCGGTGCCGGGCGGGGTGCCCACGCGGCGTCGTAGTAGCCGACGACGCCGTCGATCGGGCCCGTGGTGCCCACGTTCGGCCGGTCGGCGGTCGTGTACGTCATGTCCGTGTCGATGGTGAGGCGGCCGGAGGCGTGCAGGGCGGCGAGGTCCACGCGCCTCGGGTCGGGACGGTCGGGGCGGATGTCGCGGACATCGACGAAGTCGCCGATGAGGCGGCCGGCGTTGGAGTCGTAGCCGAGCACGAGGACGCGTCCGGGACGCACCTCGGCGACCGCGGGGTTGGCCTGGTCGCCGGTGCCCGAGTCGTAGACGAGGTCGCGCGGGGCTCCGCTCCATGACCGGCCGGGGTCGCGCAGGACGGCGCCGACGGTGCCGCGGCGGTTCGTGAAGTGGCCGGAGAGGTCGCCGTAGGCGAGGAAGACGTCGCCGTTGCGCAGGACCTCGGTGTGCGCGGAGGACGTCACCAGGTCGATCTCGGTGGGCGTGCTCCAGGTGCGGCCGCCGTCGCGGGACCAGGATTCCCTCGAGCGGGCGGCGCCCATGGTGGAGGCCGCCGTCCCGATGCGCAGCAGGGCGTGGACCGTGCCATCGGGAAGGACGGTGAGGACGGGCTCCTGGAAGTGGGTGCCCTGCTCCGCCCCGATCGTCGACTCGGTGCCGGCGTGCCAGGTCTCGCCGCCGTCCAGGCTGCGCACGACGGTGGCGCGCTGCCAGCGGTCGTCGGGGACGGTGCCGTAGAGCGGGATGATCAGCTCGCCGCCGGGCAGTTCCTTGACCTGCCCGTGGCTCGCCGCCCAGCCCAGCTCGTAGGTGTCGACGATGTCGGACTCGCCGCTCATCGAGGACTCGACCGAGACGGGCTCGGACCAGGTGGCGCCGCCGTCGTCGCTGTGCCGGACGAACGTGCCCATCGGCTCGGCGGGCGTGACCGAGTAGTCGATCTGGAACCAGCTCAGTACGAGCCGGCCGGACGAGAGCTGGGCGATCATCGGGTCGCGGTCGTCGTACGGGGAGTCGTGGGCGACGGCCGGGGACGACCAGGTCCGGCCGCCGTCACGGCTGGTCAGCTTGAGGAGGCGGCCGTCCTGGCCGGTGTGCCCGGCGCCCTCGCGGACGACGGTGAACAGGGTGCCGTCGCGGAGGCGCTCCATGTTGGGGAAGTGCAGCTTCTTCCCCGGGGCCGCCTGGCCCACGATCACGTCGGGCTGGTCGGGGGTCGGGGCGCCGGGCGGGGCCGCGTGGGCCGCGTGGGCCGCGTGGGCCGCGCCGGAGAATCCCAGCGTGAGCGCGGCACCGAGGGCGATCGATATCGCTCGCTTGAACAACATAAGCCCGGATAGAACACGGAATACCATTCCATGTCAACGAATCCGGGCTCATGTGGACCTGCGGTTCAG
Proteins encoded in this region:
- a CDS encoding S-methyl-5'-thioadenosine phosphorylase codes for the protein MSTTPPIGVIGGSGFYSFLDEVEEVRVDTPFGPPSDPIAVGELGGRRVAFVPRHGRDHRYPPHKIPYRANLWALRSLGARQVLAPSAVGSLTPDLGPGTLAIPDQLVDRTSGRPQTYYDAGAAVHVSFSDPYCPDGRRTALRAARSTGWTPADSGTLVVIEGPRFSTRAESRWFASQGWSLIGMTGHPEAVLARELALCYTPLCLVTDLDAGIEEGEGVTMDEVLRVFGENIGRLRSLVADIVTVLPTDRDCPCPGALDGMELPLELP
- a CDS encoding D-alanyl-D-alanine carboxypeptidase family protein, encoding MPNPRSAALTAVFLVMAMFSAHGDARAADGPDDAYEKLRSEASKAREELEKATGEMKDRRQALEKSQEKLRATLKELTVAEAELNRIREPVARLANTSYQHPDSTGPLAALGGGDPVQVLRSTADVAMLAQTQQSLVERADDLQRRHKDLVSTEQELQSSNAVEQARVEQDIASLKKRSADLTEKLNALLGDLPRSKQVQLTCDEDLVAEAKGFPNGLIPSKYLCDLPQKGHQLRADAALGFYKLNAAYKERFGREMCVTDAYRSLSEQHSVYASRPGFAAVPGTSNHGKGQALDLCGGIQNAGSAQFNWMEANAERYGWFHPAWAYSNPFEPWHWEYGTDSAH
- a CDS encoding MMPL family transporter yields the protein MSEPSPAPPDDRPNRLAGWIAGRRTKWIVLALWIVLLAALGPLAGRLGDVEENEASSWLPGGAESTQVVELQERFRTEESMLAVVVYERPSGITAADRTAVTEDMAAFRGLPGAETVQGPIPSEDGLALQVLVPLTGEETLVDAVDEARELAQRGPPGLEAHVTGPAGAGADQFEVFESLDGFLLMAAGGVVIVLLLLIYRSPILWFVPVLSALFALGLAQSLIYLLARYADLTVNGQSAGILTVLVFGVATDYALLLVARYREELHRHEDRHEAMAFALRRAAPAVIASAATVAAGLVCLLLAAMNSTAGMGPVAAAGVLTALAAMLTLLPALLVVCGRWLFWPLIPRYDPKYLQPEAYEAEHGVWSRIAALVGRRPRALWTVTTVALAGLTLGLFSLNATGLSNEGMFRERTDSIAGQEVLTEHYAGGSGSPAVVIAPAAASDRVAAAIRGTEGVAGVGPPQTADGLVQYEATLRDPADSEAAQQTVERLRDSVPSEAKVGGTTAISVDTNEASSRDNLVIIPIVLVVVLLILVLLLRALVAPLLMMATVILSFLAALGASALFFEHVFGFEGSDASFPLLAFIFLVALGVDYNIFLMHRVREESQSLGTRRGILRGLTVTGGVITSAGLVLAATFAALVTLPLVFMVELGFAVALGVLLDTLIVRSVLLPALAHDIGPRIWTPSRLAREKPAEETPRVHQLVR
- a CDS encoding SAF domain-containing protein, translated to MTRLTGLRRPLATLFAAAAAWLALLTLRPGPPATVRVLAAARDLPAGATLAASDVRPVSLPPGAVPSGALRADAAGRVLAGPMRRGEPLTDVRVIGDRLLRGFGPDKVATPIRIADAGTVRLVRPGDRIDVLAAPHPGEAPMAAPPAGIDRPPTGAPHPARHSPPVATSRDSPRPLSGTRDSPAPAPVSHRPGPLPPPSTRTAARPTGTPWDGARVVVSSVPVIAVPSPEDEGPRDGALIVLATTRGQALALAGSRTDLAVTITT
- the mscL gene encoding large conductance mechanosensitive channel protein MscL; translated protein: MGGFKKFLLRGNLVDLAVAFVVGAAFAGLVKDFATSFITPLIALIGGEPDYTALAVTINGTKFPYGIFLTSAIAFLITAAIVYFLVVLPMSKLIERMDRNKEVTERDCPECLGAIPVKARRCQFCTAEVTPVQAPA
- a CDS encoding sialidase family protein produces the protein MLFKRAISIALGAALTLGFSGAAHAAHAAHAAPPGAPTPDQPDVIVGQAAPGKKLHFPNMERLRDGTLFTVVREGAGHTGQDGRLLKLTSRDGGRTWSSPAVAHDSPYDDRDPMIAQLSSGRLVLSWFQIDYSVTPAEPMGTFVRHSDDGGATWSEPVSVESSMSGESDIVDTYELGWAASHGQVKELPGGELIIPLYGTVPDDRWQRATVVRSLDGGETWHAGTESTIGAEQGTHFQEPVLTVLPDGTVHALLRIGTAASTMGAARSRESWSRDGGRTWSTPTEIDLVTSSAHTEVLRNGDVFLAYGDLSGHFTNRRGTVGAVLRDPGRSWSGAPRDLVYDSGTGDQANPAVAEVRPGRVLVLGYDSNAGRLIGDFVDVRDIRPDRPDPRRVDLAALHASGRLTIDTDMTYTTADRPNVGTTGPIDGVVGYYDAAWAPRPAPAQYTLTFDRPTRAMQVGVALKPGHAEAATVKVRTTDGTWRTVGDLDYRVRWGDDLTWFRVHPGAPIDRITVEIPQAAGWPVLSEVAVRTPGRH